A window of the Vespula vulgaris chromosome 6, iyVesVulg1.1, whole genome shotgun sequence genome harbors these coding sequences:
- the LOC127064454 gene encoding transient receptor potential cation channel trpm isoform X3 produces MAIGNIICGANTPKVKRKKSKATERSWIEAAFQKRECSKFIPSAKDEHRCCCGYSYTYHCGTGADVQSYANSGSIEKEREQWSPGKNTHPYPTDAYGTIEFQGGPHPTKAQYVRLAHDTRPEPIVQLLCREWNLGLPKLLITVHGGRPNFELQPSLKKVLRKGLLKAAKTTGAWIFTGGTNTGVTRQVGDALLLERSQRQGRVVSIGIAPWGVLDKNHELIGRGEEVPYDCLSSPWTKYTVLNNRHAYFLLVDNGTEGRYGAEIVLRRKLEKYISNLKLQPYTHSSIPVVALVIEGGTNTIRSVLEYVTDVPPVPVVVCDGSGRAADLIAFMHKYASEGDGETGDGEGPLESMREHLLDTIKRTFKVSVEQTNQLYSELLQCTRKKHLITVFRITQDRPQELDQTILTALFKSKQLSPAEQLSLSLIWNRVDIARSEIFVYGQKWPPGALEQAMMQALQHDRIDFVKLLLENGVSMRKFLSIPRLEELYNTKEGPSNTLGYILRDVRPNIPRGYMYTLHDIGLVINKLMGGAYRAQYTRRRFRVIYTKVMKRSGGQQQHMHRNSCVLSSGTRYYSGSGNKSDSLTMSLLAETVPANRDTPLFDYPFNELLIWAVLTKRQQMALLMWQHGEEALAKALVALKLYKAMAHEAAEDDLETEVYDELRGYGKEFENIALELLDYCYRQDDDQTQQLLTSELQNWSGQTCLSLAVTANHRPLLAHPCSQIILADLWMGGLRTRKNTNLKVVLGLLCPVYISRLEFKSREELQLMPQTQEEHLIALEDEKEDSESEHGTSNGPDVEKRLRRSLSIRNKCSSHQGIKALISSEHSTTVVKETIVQENGKVLADNEEGTHRAYGIRSDYYDNKNSRPLRLKKKLYEFYTAPITKFWANAIAYIVFLLLFSYCILIQMGEHPSLAEIYAISYICTLGCEKVREIATSEPAKLSHKFSVWAWNMWNPCDAAAIIFFQIGLALRLRHSTFDVGRVIYCVDCIYWYLRILNILGVNKYLGPLVTMMGKMVKNMIYFVVLLLVVLMSFGVSRQAILNPNAEPKWRIVRDIFMEPYFMLYGEVYADNIDPDCGNEPGMPECLPGRWITPAVMSVYLLVANILLINLLIAVFNNIFNEVNAVAHQVWMFQRFTVVMEYEQKPVLPPPLIAVCHIYLLVKYLLRHLTRGKRSTGETCDNGLKLFLEADDMERLYDFEEDCVEGYFREQELKLQMSTEERVKITTERVENMHQKIEDIDKKEHTQNASLQAVEFRIRKLEELSEQTLAHLGVIHRFMATHMPNEGLPMTFDIDIRQRRVSERSDAFSETDSHTQLPSLILRRKRLLRSQTDATFLNMEQPLEDDALKNSETITSRENLSRNDSSVSIIDPQNVQEDVKTTTSQESEVSKDVGEVESTIKKEVSLEREVSSEAPASEPLRQDSTERPIRQTSRTRSESDDVVMIPPPNIQRGVTWAEPRVAVIPSSVTSAGSTQRSILLAMRAEYTSITDELESYCGLLSPPRTPPVSPPLSRNRNVSEINNPEMAWQIENEHLRDAEECDYQQMEDLIQRRYKEDDDESSNPPEDGATANFFAISNEHRQLRRSSAIDEDSRRPPPTISVTREIEQTLSRPPAIRDAESPDPSDKNMSTVPAPASETMC; encoded by the exons ATGGCaattggaaatattatttGCGGTGCAAATACTCCTAAagtcaagagaaaaaagtcaaag GCAACCGAACGCAGTTGGATAGAAGCAGCTTttcaaaaaagagaatgttccAAGTTTATTCCAAGTGCTAAGGATGAACATAg ATGTTGCTGTGGTTATTCTTATACTTACCATTGTGGGACTGGTGCAGATGTTCAAAGTTATGCCAACAGTGGttctatagaaaaagaacgtgAACAATGGTCTCCAGGAAAAAATACACATCCTTACCCTACAGATGCATATGGTACTATCGAATTTCAAGGTGGACCACATCCAACTAAAGCACAA tatgtAAGATTAGCTCATGACACTCGGCCAGAACCTATAGTACAATTATTGTGTCGAGAATGGAATTTAGGATTACCTAAATTATTGATTACCGTTCATGGTGGCCGACCAAATTTTGAATTACAGCCAAGTTTGAAAAAAGTTTTACGTAAAGGTTTGTTGAAAGCTGCTAAAACAACTGGAGCCTGGATTTTCACAGGAGGAACAAATACAG gAGTTACGCGTCAAGTTGGCGATGCTTTGCTGCTAGAACGATCGCAACGACAGGGTCGAGTAGTAAGCATAGGTATAGCTCCATGGGGGGTCTTAGATAAAAATCACGAATTAATAGGACGTGGTGAAGAAGTACCATACGACTGCCTTTCTTCTCCttg gacAAAATACACAGTTCTGAATAACAGACATGCTTACTTTTTATTAGTAGATAATGGTACTGAAGGTCGATATGGAGCAGAAATTGTATTGcgtagaaaattagaaaaatatatatctaatttaaaaCTACAGCCGT ATACACACAGTAGCATACCTGTAGTAGCATTAGTAATTGAAGGAGGAACGAACACAATACGTTCGGTATTAGAATATGTTACAGATGTTCCTCCAGTTCCTGTTGTTGTTTGTGATGGATCGGGACGTGCAGCTGATCTCATCGCTTTTATGCACAA atATGCTAGTGAAGGAGATGGTGAAACCGGAGATGGTGAAGGACCGTTGGAAAGTATGAGAGAACATCTTCTGGATACTATTAAACGCACTTTTAAAGTTTCTGTTGAACAAACAAATCAATTATATTCTGAATTGCTCCAATGTACTCGTAAGAAACATCTG atAACCGTATTCAGGATAACGCAAGATCGACCACAAGAATTGGATCAAACAATATTAACAGCTTTATTTAAATCCAAACAGTTGTCTCCAGCCGAAcaattatcattatctttaATATGGAACAGAGTGGACATAGCTCGTAGTGAAATTTTTGTATACGGTCAGAAATGGCCCCCAGGTGCTTTGGAGCAAGCTATGATGCAAGCTTTACAACACGATAGGATCGATTTCGTGAAATTACTTTTGGAAAATGGTGTGTCCATGAGAAAATTCTTATCTATACCTCGTTTGGAAGAACTTTATAACACA AAAGAAGGCCCATCGAACACATTAGGCTATATTCTGCGAGATGTACGGCCTAATATTCCACGTGGGTACATGTATACCTTACATGATATTGGATTAGTAATCAACAAACTCATGGGTGGAGCTTATCGTGCACAATATACACGTAGAAGGTTTCGTGTGATTTATACCAAAGTAATGAAAAGATCTGGTGGACAGCAACAACATATGCATCGGAATAGTTGTGTTTTAAGTTCTGGTACTCGTTATTATTCAGGATCTGGTAATAAATCAGACAGTTTGACAATGAGTTTGCTCGCCGAAACTGTGCCTGCTAATAGAGATACACCACTTTTTGATTATCCATTCAATGAATTGCTTATTTGGGCGGTATTAACAAAAAGACAACAAATGGCTTTGTTAATGTGGCAACATGGAGAAGAAGCTTTGGCTAAAGCTCTCGTTGCCTTGAAATTGTATAAAGCAATGGCTCATGAAGCTGCAGAAGATGACCTTGAAACCGAAGTTTACGACGAATTACGTGGTTATGGAAaggaatttgaaaatattg CTCTGGAATTATTGGATTACTGTTATCGTCAAGACGACGATCAAACACAACAATTATTGACATCCGAACTTCAAAATTGGTCTGGTCAAACTTGTTTATCCCTTGCAGTTACCGCTAATCATCGTCCACTTTTAGCGCATCCTTGCAGTCAAATCATTTTAGCAGATTTATGGATGGGTGGTCTTCGTACTCGTAAAAATACTAATTTAAag GTTGTTCTTGGTCTGTTATGTCCTGTTTATATATCACGGTTGGAATTTAAAAGTAGAGAGGAATTACAATTAATGCCACAAACGCAAGAAGAACATTTGATTGCTCTTGAAgatgaaaaggaagatagTGAATCAGAACATGGTACATCGAATGGCCCGGATGTTGAG aaacgtCTGCGCAGGAGCCTCAGCATACGCAACAAATGCAGCAGCCATCAAGGCATTAAG GCTTTAATTAGCAGTGAACATTCTACAACTGTTGTAAAAGAAACAATTGTGCAAGAAAATGGCAAAGTATTGGCAGATAACGAAGAAGGAACTCATCGAGCGTATGGTATTCGTTCGGACTATTATGACAACAAAAACAGTAGACCAttacgattaaagaaaaaattgtatgaatTTTATACAGCACCAATTACAAAATTTTGGGCCAATGCT atAGCATATATtgtctttttacttttattttcgtattgtATACTTATACAAATGGGTGAACATCCGTCGCTAGCAGAAATTTATGCAATTTCTTATATCTGTACATTGGGATGTGAAAAAGTACGAGAAATAGCAACATCTGAACCAGCAAAGCTCTCTCATAAATTTAGCGTTTGGGCCTGGAACATGTGGAATCCTTGTGACGCAGccgcaataatattttttcaaatcggACTTGCTTTGAGATTACGTCATTCAACCTTTGATGTAGGTCGAGTTATATATTGTGTTGATTGTATTTATTGGTATTTAAGAATACTTAATATTCTCGGAGTCAACAAATACTTAG GTCCATTGGTCACAATGATGGGTAAAATGGTAAAAAACATGATATATTTCGTAGTCCTCTTACTAGTTGTTCTCATGAGTTTTGGAGTATCAAGACAAGCTATATTAAATCCTAATGCAGAGCCAAAATGGCGAATAGTCCGTGAT ATTTTTATGGAACCTTATTTCATGCTTTACGGAGAAGTGTATGCGGATAATATAGATCCTGATTGTGGAAATGAACCAGGCATGCCGGAATGTCTTCCAGGTCGTTGGATCACGCCAGCAGTTATGTCCGTATATCTTTTAGTTGCaaacatattattaataaatttgttgatcgcggttttcaataatatattcaacgAGGTTAACGCCGTTGCACATCAAGTATGGATGTTCCAACGTTTTACCGTTGTGATGGAATATGAGCAAAAACCAGTTTTACCTCCACCTCTTATCGCGGTCTgccatatatatttattagtaaaatatttactgAGACACTTGACGCGTGGTAAAAGAAGTACAGGTGAAACATGCGATAATGgtcttaaattatttctcgagGCTGACGATATGGAACGTTTATATGATTTTGAAGAAGATTGCGTTGAGGGATACTTTCGCGAGCAGGAACTGAAATTACAAATGTCTACCGAAGAACGCGTTAAAATTACAACGGAAAGAGTTGAAAATATGCATCAGAAAATAGAGGATATTGATAAAAAGGAACATACGCAGAACGCTTCGCTTCAG gCCGTAGAATTCCGTATTCGCAAATTGGAAGAATTAAGCGAACAAACATTGGCGCATCTTGGTGTAATACATCGTTTCATGGCAACGCACATGCCCAACGAAGGACTTCCTATGACTTTTGATATAGACATTCGTCAACGCAGAGTCTCTGAAAGATCTGATGCTTTTTCAGAGACTGATTCTCATACTCAATTACCTAGTCTCATATTACGACGTAAGCGACTTTTGCGTTCTCAAACAGATGCCACATTTTTAAACATGGAGCAACCATTGGAGGACGACGCTTTGAAGAATTCAGAAACTATAACGTCTCGTGAGAATCTAAGTAGAAACGATTCCTCTGTAAGCATCATTGATCCTCAGAACGTTCAAGAAGACGTTAAGACTACTACGAGCCAAGAAAGCGAAGTGAGCAAAGATGTAGGAGAAGTGGAAtcaacgataaagaaagaagtatcGTTAGAGAGAGAAGTTAGCAGCGAAGCTCCTGCTTCGGAACCATTGAGACAAGACTCGACGGAACGTCCGATTAGACAAACTAGTAGAACTCGTTCGGAGTCCGACGACGTAGTAATGATTCCACCGCCAAATATACAAAGAGGTGTTACATGGGCGGAACCACGTGTCGCTGTGATTCCATCTTCCGTTACTTCAGCTGGTAGTACCCAAAGATCCATACTTTTGGCGATGCGTGCCGAATACACTAGTATAACTGACGAATTAGAAAGTTATTGCGGTCTTCTTAGTCCACCAAGAACGCCACCAGTTTCACCTCCCTTATCCAGGAATAGAAATGTATCGGAAATTAATAATCCTGAGATGGCTTGGCAAATAGAGAACGAACATTTAAGGGATGCCGAAGAATGCGATTATCAACAAATGGAAGATTTAATTCAACGACGTTACAAAGAGGACGACGATGAATCCAGTAATCCACCTGAGGATGGTGCTACTGCTAACTTCTTTGCCATATCCAACGAACATCGTCAATTACGAAGATCTTCTGCGATCGACGAAGACTCTCGTAGACCACCACCTACGATCAGTGTCACCAGAGAGATCGAGCAAACACTTTCACGGCCACCTGCGATAAGAGACGCCGAATCTCCCGATCCGAGTGATAAAAATATGAGTACTGTACCAGCGCCAGCTTCTGAAACTATGTGTTGA
- the LOC127064454 gene encoding transient receptor potential cation channel trpm isoform X6, with amino-acid sequence MAIGNIICGANTPKVKRKKSKATERSWIEAAFQKRECSKFIPSAKDEHRCCCGYSYTYHCGTGADVQSYANSGSIEKEREQWSPGKNTHPYPTDAYGTIEFQGGPHPTKAQYVRLAHDTRPEPIVQLLCREWNLGLPKLLITVHGGRPNFELQPSLKKVLRKGLLKAAKTTGAWIFTGGTNTGVTRQVGDALLLERSQRQGRVVSIGIAPWGVLDKNHELIGRGEEVPYDCLSSPWTKYTVLNNRHAYFLLVDNGTEGRYGAEIVLRRKLEKYISNLKLQPYTHSSIPVVALVIEGGTNTIRSVLEYVTDVPPVPVVVCDGSGRAADLIAFMHKYASEGDGETGDGEGPLESMREHLLDTIKRTFKVSVEQTNQLYSELLQCTRKKHLITVFRITQDRPQELDQTILTALFKSKQLSPAEQLSLSLIWNRVDIARSEIFVYGQKWPPGALEQAMMQALQHDRIDFVKLLLENGVSMRKFLSIPRLEELYNTKEGPSNTLGYILRDVRPNIPRGYMYTLHDIGLVINKLMGGAYRAQYTRRRFRVIYTKVMKRSGGQQQHMHRNSCVLSSGTRYYSGSGNKSDSLTMSLLAETVPANRDTPLFDYPFNELLIWAVLTKRQQMALLMWQHGEEALAKALVALKLYKAMAHEAAEDDLETEVYDELRGYGKEFENIALELLDYCYRQDDDQTQQLLTSELQNWSGQTCLSLAVTANHRPLLAHPCSQIILADLWMGGLRTRKNTNLKVVLGLLCPVYISRLEFKSREELQLMPQTQEEHLIALEDEKEDSESEHGTSNGPDVEALISSEHSTTVVKETIVQENGKVLADNEEGTHRAYGIRSDYYDNKNSRPLRLKKKLYEFYTAPITKFWANAIAYIVFLLLFSYCILIQMGEHPSLAEIYAISYICTLGCEKVREIATSEPAKLSHKFSVWAWNMWNPCDAAAIIFFQIGLALRLRHSTFDVGRVIYCVDCIYWYLRILNILGVNKYLGPLVTMMGKMVKNMIYFVVLLLVVLMSFGVSRQAILNPNAEPKWRIVRDIFMEPYFMLYGEVYADNIDPDCGNEPGMPECLPGRWITPAVMSVYLLVANILLINLLIAVFNNIFNEVNAVAHQVWMFQRFTVVMEYEQKPVLPPPLIAVCHIYLLVKYLLRHLTRGKRSTGETCDNGLKLFLEADDMERLYDFEEDCVEGYFREQELKLQMSTEERVKITTERVENMHQKIEDIDKKEHTQNASLQAVEFRIRKLEELSEQTLAHLGVIHRFMATHMPNEGLPMTFDIDIRQRRVSERSDAFSETDSHTQLPSLILRRKRLLRSQTDATFLNMEQPLEDDALKNSETITSRENLSRNDSSVSIIDPQNVQEDVKTTTSQESEVSKDVGEVESTIKKEVSLEREVSSEAPASEPLRQDSTERPIRQTSRTRSESDDVVMIPPPNIQRGVTWAEPRVAVIPSSVTSAGSTQRSILLAMRAEYTSITDELESYCGLLSPPRTPPVSPPLSRNRNVSEINNPEMAWQIENEHLRDAEECDYQQMEDLIQRRYKEDDDESSNPPEDGATANFFAISNEHRQLRRSSAIDEDSRRPPPTISVTREIEQTLSRPPAIRDAESPDPSDKNMSTVPAPASETMC; translated from the exons ATGGCaattggaaatattatttGCGGTGCAAATACTCCTAAagtcaagagaaaaaagtcaaag GCAACCGAACGCAGTTGGATAGAAGCAGCTTttcaaaaaagagaatgttccAAGTTTATTCCAAGTGCTAAGGATGAACATAg ATGTTGCTGTGGTTATTCTTATACTTACCATTGTGGGACTGGTGCAGATGTTCAAAGTTATGCCAACAGTGGttctatagaaaaagaacgtgAACAATGGTCTCCAGGAAAAAATACACATCCTTACCCTACAGATGCATATGGTACTATCGAATTTCAAGGTGGACCACATCCAACTAAAGCACAA tatgtAAGATTAGCTCATGACACTCGGCCAGAACCTATAGTACAATTATTGTGTCGAGAATGGAATTTAGGATTACCTAAATTATTGATTACCGTTCATGGTGGCCGACCAAATTTTGAATTACAGCCAAGTTTGAAAAAAGTTTTACGTAAAGGTTTGTTGAAAGCTGCTAAAACAACTGGAGCCTGGATTTTCACAGGAGGAACAAATACAG gAGTTACGCGTCAAGTTGGCGATGCTTTGCTGCTAGAACGATCGCAACGACAGGGTCGAGTAGTAAGCATAGGTATAGCTCCATGGGGGGTCTTAGATAAAAATCACGAATTAATAGGACGTGGTGAAGAAGTACCATACGACTGCCTTTCTTCTCCttg gacAAAATACACAGTTCTGAATAACAGACATGCTTACTTTTTATTAGTAGATAATGGTACTGAAGGTCGATATGGAGCAGAAATTGTATTGcgtagaaaattagaaaaatatatatctaatttaaaaCTACAGCCGT ATACACACAGTAGCATACCTGTAGTAGCATTAGTAATTGAAGGAGGAACGAACACAATACGTTCGGTATTAGAATATGTTACAGATGTTCCTCCAGTTCCTGTTGTTGTTTGTGATGGATCGGGACGTGCAGCTGATCTCATCGCTTTTATGCACAA atATGCTAGTGAAGGAGATGGTGAAACCGGAGATGGTGAAGGACCGTTGGAAAGTATGAGAGAACATCTTCTGGATACTATTAAACGCACTTTTAAAGTTTCTGTTGAACAAACAAATCAATTATATTCTGAATTGCTCCAATGTACTCGTAAGAAACATCTG atAACCGTATTCAGGATAACGCAAGATCGACCACAAGAATTGGATCAAACAATATTAACAGCTTTATTTAAATCCAAACAGTTGTCTCCAGCCGAAcaattatcattatctttaATATGGAACAGAGTGGACATAGCTCGTAGTGAAATTTTTGTATACGGTCAGAAATGGCCCCCAGGTGCTTTGGAGCAAGCTATGATGCAAGCTTTACAACACGATAGGATCGATTTCGTGAAATTACTTTTGGAAAATGGTGTGTCCATGAGAAAATTCTTATCTATACCTCGTTTGGAAGAACTTTATAACACA AAAGAAGGCCCATCGAACACATTAGGCTATATTCTGCGAGATGTACGGCCTAATATTCCACGTGGGTACATGTATACCTTACATGATATTGGATTAGTAATCAACAAACTCATGGGTGGAGCTTATCGTGCACAATATACACGTAGAAGGTTTCGTGTGATTTATACCAAAGTAATGAAAAGATCTGGTGGACAGCAACAACATATGCATCGGAATAGTTGTGTTTTAAGTTCTGGTACTCGTTATTATTCAGGATCTGGTAATAAATCAGACAGTTTGACAATGAGTTTGCTCGCCGAAACTGTGCCTGCTAATAGAGATACACCACTTTTTGATTATCCATTCAATGAATTGCTTATTTGGGCGGTATTAACAAAAAGACAACAAATGGCTTTGTTAATGTGGCAACATGGAGAAGAAGCTTTGGCTAAAGCTCTCGTTGCCTTGAAATTGTATAAAGCAATGGCTCATGAAGCTGCAGAAGATGACCTTGAAACCGAAGTTTACGACGAATTACGTGGTTATGGAAaggaatttgaaaatattg CTCTGGAATTATTGGATTACTGTTATCGTCAAGACGACGATCAAACACAACAATTATTGACATCCGAACTTCAAAATTGGTCTGGTCAAACTTGTTTATCCCTTGCAGTTACCGCTAATCATCGTCCACTTTTAGCGCATCCTTGCAGTCAAATCATTTTAGCAGATTTATGGATGGGTGGTCTTCGTACTCGTAAAAATACTAATTTAAag GTTGTTCTTGGTCTGTTATGTCCTGTTTATATATCACGGTTGGAATTTAAAAGTAGAGAGGAATTACAATTAATGCCACAAACGCAAGAAGAACATTTGATTGCTCTTGAAgatgaaaaggaagatagTGAATCAGAACATGGTACATCGAATGGCCCGGATGTTGAG GCTTTAATTAGCAGTGAACATTCTACAACTGTTGTAAAAGAAACAATTGTGCAAGAAAATGGCAAAGTATTGGCAGATAACGAAGAAGGAACTCATCGAGCGTATGGTATTCGTTCGGACTATTATGACAACAAAAACAGTAGACCAttacgattaaagaaaaaattgtatgaatTTTATACAGCACCAATTACAAAATTTTGGGCCAATGCT atAGCATATATtgtctttttacttttattttcgtattgtATACTTATACAAATGGGTGAACATCCGTCGCTAGCAGAAATTTATGCAATTTCTTATATCTGTACATTGGGATGTGAAAAAGTACGAGAAATAGCAACATCTGAACCAGCAAAGCTCTCTCATAAATTTAGCGTTTGGGCCTGGAACATGTGGAATCCTTGTGACGCAGccgcaataatattttttcaaatcggACTTGCTTTGAGATTACGTCATTCAACCTTTGATGTAGGTCGAGTTATATATTGTGTTGATTGTATTTATTGGTATTTAAGAATACTTAATATTCTCGGAGTCAACAAATACTTAG GTCCATTGGTCACAATGATGGGTAAAATGGTAAAAAACATGATATATTTCGTAGTCCTCTTACTAGTTGTTCTCATGAGTTTTGGAGTATCAAGACAAGCTATATTAAATCCTAATGCAGAGCCAAAATGGCGAATAGTCCGTGAT ATTTTTATGGAACCTTATTTCATGCTTTACGGAGAAGTGTATGCGGATAATATAGATCCTGATTGTGGAAATGAACCAGGCATGCCGGAATGTCTTCCAGGTCGTTGGATCACGCCAGCAGTTATGTCCGTATATCTTTTAGTTGCaaacatattattaataaatttgttgatcgcggttttcaataatatattcaacgAGGTTAACGCCGTTGCACATCAAGTATGGATGTTCCAACGTTTTACCGTTGTGATGGAATATGAGCAAAAACCAGTTTTACCTCCACCTCTTATCGCGGTCTgccatatatatttattagtaaaatatttactgAGACACTTGACGCGTGGTAAAAGAAGTACAGGTGAAACATGCGATAATGgtcttaaattatttctcgagGCTGACGATATGGAACGTTTATATGATTTTGAAGAAGATTGCGTTGAGGGATACTTTCGCGAGCAGGAACTGAAATTACAAATGTCTACCGAAGAACGCGTTAAAATTACAACGGAAAGAGTTGAAAATATGCATCAGAAAATAGAGGATATTGATAAAAAGGAACATACGCAGAACGCTTCGCTTCAG gCCGTAGAATTCCGTATTCGCAAATTGGAAGAATTAAGCGAACAAACATTGGCGCATCTTGGTGTAATACATCGTTTCATGGCAACGCACATGCCCAACGAAGGACTTCCTATGACTTTTGATATAGACATTCGTCAACGCAGAGTCTCTGAAAGATCTGATGCTTTTTCAGAGACTGATTCTCATACTCAATTACCTAGTCTCATATTACGACGTAAGCGACTTTTGCGTTCTCAAACAGATGCCACATTTTTAAACATGGAGCAACCATTGGAGGACGACGCTTTGAAGAATTCAGAAACTATAACGTCTCGTGAGAATCTAAGTAGAAACGATTCCTCTGTAAGCATCATTGATCCTCAGAACGTTCAAGAAGACGTTAAGACTACTACGAGCCAAGAAAGCGAAGTGAGCAAAGATGTAGGAGAAGTGGAAtcaacgataaagaaagaagtatcGTTAGAGAGAGAAGTTAGCAGCGAAGCTCCTGCTTCGGAACCATTGAGACAAGACTCGACGGAACGTCCGATTAGACAAACTAGTAGAACTCGTTCGGAGTCCGACGACGTAGTAATGATTCCACCGCCAAATATACAAAGAGGTGTTACATGGGCGGAACCACGTGTCGCTGTGATTCCATCTTCCGTTACTTCAGCTGGTAGTACCCAAAGATCCATACTTTTGGCGATGCGTGCCGAATACACTAGTATAACTGACGAATTAGAAAGTTATTGCGGTCTTCTTAGTCCACCAAGAACGCCACCAGTTTCACCTCCCTTATCCAGGAATAGAAATGTATCGGAAATTAATAATCCTGAGATGGCTTGGCAAATAGAGAACGAACATTTAAGGGATGCCGAAGAATGCGATTATCAACAAATGGAAGATTTAATTCAACGACGTTACAAAGAGGACGACGATGAATCCAGTAATCCACCTGAGGATGGTGCTACTGCTAACTTCTTTGCCATATCCAACGAACATCGTCAATTACGAAGATCTTCTGCGATCGACGAAGACTCTCGTAGACCACCACCTACGATCAGTGTCACCAGAGAGATCGAGCAAACACTTTCACGGCCACCTGCGATAAGAGACGCCGAATCTCCCGATCCGAGTGATAAAAATATGAGTACTGTACCAGCGCCAGCTTCTGAAACTATGTGTTGA